Proteins encoded by one window of Roseibium sp. Sym1:
- a CDS encoding glycerophosphodiester phosphodiesterase family protein, with amino-acid sequence MTPELEAIFARPIAHRGFHDADNGIIENTPSAVQRAIDRNFAIEVDIQETADGQALVFHDYGLDRLAEGSGRIIEQTASDLVQIHMKTGTDKLWLLADLFELVAGKVPLVIEIKSLMRRDAQGDFVRHVTEQVAAYRGPACIKSFDPDMLSLARAHRPSVLRGIVADGAETGPDYARYGRVDRFILRHILHAPRTRPHFISYGVKDLPKAGPSLMRSLFKVPLMCWTVRTREQRERAARYADQMVFEGFDPDKDTV; translated from the coding sequence ATGACCCCGGAACTTGAAGCCATTTTCGCGCGGCCGATTGCGCATCGCGGCTTTCACGATGCCGATAACGGCATCATCGAAAACACGCCGAGCGCCGTCCAGCGCGCCATCGACCGCAATTTTGCGATCGAAGTCGACATTCAGGAAACGGCCGACGGCCAGGCGCTGGTTTTCCACGACTATGGTCTCGACCGGCTTGCCGAGGGCAGCGGCCGGATCATCGAGCAGACTGCGTCCGATCTCGTGCAAATTCACATGAAGACCGGCACGGACAAGCTTTGGCTCCTTGCAGACCTGTTCGAGCTGGTCGCCGGGAAGGTTCCGCTCGTCATAGAAATCAAGTCGCTGATGCGCCGGGACGCCCAGGGAGATTTCGTCCGCCATGTCACCGAACAGGTTGCGGCCTATCGTGGTCCCGCCTGCATAAAGTCCTTCGATCCGGACATGCTGTCACTGGCCAGGGCACACCGGCCTTCCGTCTTGCGGGGCATTGTCGCCGACGGCGCCGAAACCGGCCCCGACTACGCCCGGTACGGACGGGTCGACCGCTTCATCCTGCGCCACATCCTGCATGCGCCGCGTACCCGTCCGCATTTCATCTCCTACGGCGTCAAGGACCTGCCCAAGGCCGGCCCCAGCCTGATGCGATCCCTCTTCAAGGTGCCTTTGATGTGCTGGACCGTGCGCACGCGTGAGCAGCGCGAGCGCGCTGCAAGATATGCCGACCAGATGGTCTTCGAAGGGTTCGATCCGGACAAGGACACGGTTTGA
- a CDS encoding cell envelope integrity EipB family protein translates to MQVVAKSMFLSLGAFLLLSAGIVVPEAGALAAGPAATAGPKLVPHRAVYDMKLGESEEQAGIAGLTGRMVYDFSGNACDGYSVNFRFVTKFQDTNGGSQITDLQTTSFEEPHAGSYQFLSKTFVDRKLVEETRGTAHAGPDAKTVELKEPSEKSLRIGSDVLFPTEHLVAILKAADDNVHFVAADIYDGAETGEKVYATTTVIGAETVNELKAGAGKATAPLAGLSYWPVTVAYFDPSKEDASGELLPVYQLAFRLYQNGISSHLKLDYGDFTILGQMASLELYEEGDCPPN, encoded by the coding sequence ATGCAAGTCGTAGCTAAGTCGATGTTCCTGTCTCTGGGGGCCTTCCTGCTGCTCTCCGCCGGGATTGTGGTACCGGAGGCCGGTGCGCTTGCAGCCGGCCCCGCGGCAACTGCCGGGCCGAAACTGGTGCCCCACCGCGCCGTCTACGACATGAAGCTTGGTGAATCGGAAGAGCAGGCAGGCATCGCCGGGCTGACGGGTCGCATGGTCTATGATTTTTCCGGCAATGCCTGTGATGGATACAGCGTCAACTTCCGTTTCGTGACAAAGTTTCAGGACACCAACGGCGGGTCCCAGATCACCGATCTGCAGACCACTTCCTTCGAGGAACCGCATGCCGGAAGCTATCAGTTTCTGTCAAAGACCTTCGTTGATCGCAAACTTGTCGAAGAAACGCGCGGGACAGCGCATGCCGGACCCGATGCGAAAACAGTTGAGCTGAAAGAACCGTCCGAGAAGTCCCTCCGGATTGGCAGCGACGTGCTGTTTCCGACCGAGCATCTTGTCGCCATCCTGAAAGCGGCGGATGACAATGTGCATTTTGTCGCCGCCGATATCTATGACGGCGCGGAGACGGGTGAGAAAGTCTATGCGACCACGACGGTCATCGGTGCGGAGACGGTCAACGAGTTGAAGGCAGGAGCGGGCAAGGCAACAGCCCCGTTGGCCGGCCTGAGCTACTGGCCGGTTACGGTGGCCTATTTCGATCCCAGCAAGGAAGACGCATCCGGGGAACTGCTTCCGGTCTACCAGCTGGCCTTCCGGCTCTATCAGAACGGTATCAGCAGTCACCTGAAACTGGACTATGGCGATTTCACCATCCTTGGTCAGATGGCGTCGCTCGAGCTCTATGAGGAGGGAGACTGTCCGCCGAACTGA
- a CDS encoding GNAT family N-acetyltransferase, giving the protein MTSSQSEDGSNPEGSGAREAVTLRILSSLGDVPASAWDQVANPGWTLSGRGHLTRDPACSSVSDLARALGGDVDPVSEETDFNPFLSHAFLEALEASGCATADTGWLPRHMVLEESSGKISGAVPAYLKSHSQGEYVFDHGWADAFYRAGGEYYPKLQISVPFTPATGRRFLTGAGINREAGLQALAAGLVQVCQRTGASSVHATFLTKPEWDSLGALGYLQRTDQQFHWENQDYDSFDAFLADLASRKRKAIKKERREALSADGIEVEWVTGSDLTEAHWDAFYAFYMDTGSRKWGRPYLNRTFFSLINERLAERTLLVLAKRHGRYIAGALNFIGSQILFGRHWGCTEHHPFLHFELCYYQAIDFAIQHGLKRVEAGAQGAHKLARGYLPKTTYSAHWIAHEGLHEAVADFLEHERMAVERENEALAEHAPFRKGD; this is encoded by the coding sequence ATGACCTCTTCCCAGTCCGAGGACGGCAGTAATCCGGAAGGTTCAGGTGCCCGGGAAGCCGTGACCCTGCGCATTCTATCTTCCCTGGGGGATGTTCCGGCATCCGCCTGGGACCAGGTTGCCAATCCGGGCTGGACGCTGTCCGGACGGGGCCACCTGACGCGGGATCCCGCCTGCAGTTCGGTCTCGGATCTTGCCAGAGCACTCGGCGGCGACGTTGATCCTGTTTCTGAAGAAACAGACTTCAACCCCTTCCTTTCTCACGCTTTTCTGGAGGCTCTCGAGGCTTCCGGCTGTGCCACCGCCGACACCGGCTGGTTGCCGCGGCACATGGTGCTCGAGGAAAGTTCAGGCAAAATCAGCGGCGCCGTGCCTGCCTACCTGAAAAGCCATTCCCAGGGCGAATACGTGTTCGACCATGGCTGGGCGGACGCCTTTTACAGGGCTGGAGGCGAGTATTATCCGAAATTGCAGATATCGGTGCCGTTCACACCGGCAACGGGACGGCGGTTCCTGACCGGCGCCGGCATCAACCGGGAAGCCGGCCTGCAGGCTCTGGCCGCGGGTCTGGTCCAGGTGTGCCAGCGTACGGGTGCCTCCTCCGTCCACGCAACGTTCCTGACCAAACCCGAATGGGACAGTCTCGGTGCGCTGGGTTATCTGCAACGGACAGATCAGCAGTTCCATTGGGAGAACCAGGACTATGACAGTTTCGACGCCTTTCTGGCGGACCTTGCCTCACGCAAGCGCAAGGCGATCAAAAAGGAACGGCGCGAGGCCTTGAGCGCGGACGGCATAGAGGTCGAATGGGTGACCGGATCGGACCTGACCGAAGCGCACTGGGACGCCTTCTACGCGTTCTACATGGACACCGGCTCGCGCAAATGGGGCCGTCCCTATCTGAACCGCACATTCTTCTCGCTCATCAACGAGCGGCTGGCCGAACGCACCCTGCTGGTCCTGGCCAAGCGCCATGGCCGATACATCGCCGGCGCACTCAATTTCATCGGTTCGCAAATCCTGTTCGGACGCCACTGGGGCTGCACGGAACATCATCCGTTCCTGCATTTCGAACTCTGTTACTACCAGGCCATCGACTTCGCCATTCAACACGGCCTGAAACGGGTGGAGGCAGGTGCGCAAGGGGCTCACAAGCTCGCCAGAGGCTACCTGCCCAAGACGACCTATTCCGCCCACTGGATTGCCCATGAAGGCCTGCATGAGGCGGTCGCCGATTTTCTCGAACATGAACGCATGGCGGTGGAACGCGAAAACGAGGCGCTTGCCGAACACGCTCCGTTCCGCAAGGGAGATTGA
- the rpmG gene encoding 50S ribosomal protein L33 yields the protein MAKATTIKIKLLSTADTGFFYVTKKNSRTMTEKMVKNKYDPIAKKHVEFKEAKIK from the coding sequence ATGGCCAAGGCGACAACAATCAAGATCAAGCTGCTCTCCACGGCGGACACCGGTTTCTTCTATGTCACCAAGAAGAACTCCCGCACGATGACCGAGAAGATGGTCAAGAACAAATACGACCCGATTGCGAAGAAGCATGTCGAGTTCAAGGAAGCCAAGATCAAGTAA
- a CDS encoding GNAT family N-acetyltransferase, whose protein sequence is MTYRITDCRPFEPQALCAAMNAAFSDYVIPLNLSVGQFEEFQQQRGFSAEQSFVALADDGIAAFWFSGVPMAAYGNRAYTLSVGTHPGHRRNGLSRRLLGAVLETQRDLGAAGLQLEVITDNRQAITAYEAFGFRRQRRLGVLKLDALPAPGVVTHAARPIGLDDLPDLEDDYFDTMPSPQNGRAALKALNSAVHLVAVVRDGELSGWGAAYPDGAIAQIGVRKPDRRQGVGSAILHALWQAVGRKELTFVNVDTDATGVHAFLRKAGAREVLQQDEMWLDLD, encoded by the coding sequence ATGACCTACCGGATCACTGATTGCCGACCCTTCGAACCGCAAGCGCTGTGCGCTGCAATGAACGCGGCTTTCTCGGACTATGTGATCCCTTTGAACTTGTCTGTCGGCCAGTTCGAGGAATTCCAGCAGCAGCGCGGGTTCTCGGCAGAACAGTCCTTTGTCGCACTGGCGGATGACGGGATCGCCGCCTTCTGGTTTTCCGGCGTGCCGATGGCGGCCTACGGCAATCGCGCCTACACCTTGTCCGTCGGGACACACCCCGGACACCGGCGCAACGGACTGTCGCGGCGTCTGCTGGGCGCGGTGCTGGAGACACAGCGTGACCTGGGTGCGGCCGGGCTTCAGTTGGAGGTGATCACCGACAACCGGCAAGCGATCACGGCTTACGAGGCGTTCGGTTTCCGCCGTCAACGACGCCTGGGAGTGCTCAAGCTGGATGCGTTGCCCGCTCCTGGTGTCGTAACCCACGCCGCCCGTCCCATTGGCCTTGATGACCTGCCTGATCTTGAGGACGATTATTTCGACACGATGCCAAGCCCGCAGAACGGCAGAGCGGCACTTAAAGCACTGAACTCTGCCGTTCATCTGGTCGCTGTCGTCCGCGACGGGGAGCTGTCGGGGTGGGGCGCTGCGTACCCGGACGGTGCGATCGCCCAGATCGGGGTGCGCAAGCCCGACCGGCGCCAGGGGGTCGGAAGCGCGATCCTTCATGCCCTGTGGCAAGCTGTCGGCCGGAAGGAACTGACATTTGTGAATGTCGACACCGACGCAACAGGCGTTCACGCGTTCCTGAGGAAGGCGGGAGCCCGGGAAGTGTTGCAACAGGACGAGATGTGGCTGGACCTTGATTGA
- a CDS encoding DNA polymerase IV, translated as MTQTPSPIRALCRDCGARPQDRTTRCPRCGSPRLVRHAELDQLSIAHIDCDAFYASIEKRDNPDLQDVPVIVGGGQRGVVSTCCYIARIYGVRSAMPMFKALEACPQAVVIRPNMEKYAAVGKEIRERMRALTPLVEPISIDEAFLDLTGTERLHRATPAETLAGFVRDLESDIGISASVGLAPNKFLAKLASDLEKPRGFSVIGASEARAVLAAMPVGRIWGVGKVFQQKLERDGIRMIGQLQEMDAADLARRYGSIGLRLARLSHGDDSREVKPERGAKSVSSETTFRTDISSFETLRPILRNLSEKVSARLKKSGLSGRGVTLKLKTADFRTITRARHLQDPTQLADRIYAAGADLLANECDGRRFRLIGIGVSDLESADRADPQDLVDPLAERRKNAELAVDRLRDKFGKSAVELGLTHTSRIEKDAKKRGDG; from the coding sequence GTGACCCAGACTCCTTCGCCGATACGCGCCCTTTGCAGGGATTGCGGCGCCCGACCGCAGGATCGAACCACGCGCTGCCCGCGCTGCGGCAGTCCGCGGCTGGTCCGTCACGCCGAGCTCGACCAGTTGTCGATCGCTCACATCGATTGCGACGCCTTTTATGCGTCCATCGAGAAACGGGACAACCCGGATCTTCAGGACGTGCCCGTCATTGTCGGCGGCGGCCAGCGCGGCGTTGTCTCCACATGTTGCTACATCGCCCGGATCTACGGCGTCCGCTCGGCCATGCCCATGTTCAAGGCGCTGGAGGCATGCCCCCAGGCCGTGGTGATCAGGCCGAACATGGAGAAATACGCTGCGGTCGGCAAGGAGATCCGCGAGCGGATGCGCGCCCTGACGCCGCTGGTCGAGCCGATTTCCATCGACGAGGCCTTTCTCGATCTGACCGGCACCGAACGCCTGCACAGGGCGACGCCGGCGGAGACCCTCGCCGGATTCGTGCGTGACCTTGAATCCGACATCGGCATCAGCGCATCGGTGGGCCTGGCGCCGAACAAGTTCCTGGCCAAGCTGGCCTCCGACCTTGAAAAACCGCGCGGATTTTCCGTGATCGGCGCGAGCGAGGCCAGGGCGGTGCTGGCTGCCATGCCGGTCGGACGCATCTGGGGCGTCGGCAAGGTCTTCCAGCAGAAGCTTGAGAGGGATGGAATCCGCATGATCGGGCAGCTGCAGGAAATGGATGCCGCCGACCTCGCGCGCCGCTACGGCTCGATCGGCCTGCGCCTGGCCAGGCTGTCGCACGGCGACGACAGCCGGGAGGTCAAACCGGAACGGGGCGCCAAGAGCGTCTCGTCGGAGACGACCTTCCGCACGGACATTTCCAGTTTCGAAACGCTGCGGCCGATTCTCAGGAACCTGTCGGAGAAGGTTTCGGCCAGGCTGAAGAAATCCGGCCTGTCCGGGCGCGGTGTCACGCTGAAACTGAAGACGGCGGACTTCCGGACAATCACCCGTGCCCGCCACCTGCAGGACCCGACGCAGCTTGCCGACAGGATTTATGCGGCCGGCGCAGATCTGCTTGCAAACGAATGCGACGGCCGGCGGTTCCGGCTCATCGGCATCGGAGTGAGCGACCTGGAATCGGCGGACCGGGCGGATCCGCAGGACCTCGTCGATCCGCTGGCAGAGCGGCGCAAGAACGCGGAACTTGCTGTCGACCGTCTCCGGGACAAATTCGGCAAGTCTGCCGTCGAACTCGGCCTGACCCACACGTCGCGGATCGAAAAAGACGCCAAGAAACGGGGGGACGGCTGA
- the rnr gene encoding ribonuclease R encodes MPSREDILAFVADNPGRAGKREIARHFGIVGGARVQLKKMLKDLADDGLVEKRNKRMIRPGDLPPVFVASLGARDRDGELLGTPVDWDDEAGEPPKILILTGKTKATQPGLGDRVLIRLTEAEAGPEAAYAARVIRVLEKKQGAVLGILRKRDGDRPPYLEPIDRKQRELDVDPTDLKDADDGDLVSVQVSRSGRYGHPRASIVERFGSLKSEKAVSEIALQSHGIPHVFPAAVEAQAESAKPVETLGKREDWRQIPLITIDPPDAKDHDDAVFAEADEDPQNEGGHIVYVAIADVAHYVTPGSPMDREANLRGNSVYFPDRVIPMLPERISNQLCSLREKEDKPALAVRMVFDKTGRKTGHTFHRVLMRSAAKLSYIQAQKAIDGVTDEKTETILDGILKPLWAAYAVLQKGRDAREPLDLDLPERKIKLKEDGTVDHVYVPERLDAHKLIEEFMIQANVAAAETLEKKKSPLLYRIHDASTPEKLESLKDFLSTLNMKLPSSGGLRPSVFNGILAKVKNTPQAHLVNEVVLRSQAQAEYAPQNIGHFGLNLRRYAHFTSPIRRYADLIVHRGLISALGLGKDGLPEGIEGKLEAIGAEISGAERRAMLAERDTIDRLIALWMSDQIGATFQGRIAGVVKSGLFVRLEETGADGFVPASTIGLDYYRYDEGSHALIGDKTGETYQLGDQVEVRLVEAAPFAGALTFEMLSHGRNAGKRIRKGAPKARRGPPKGKRGPASSKNKGRRRSS; translated from the coding sequence ATGCCCTCGCGCGAGGACATTCTCGCCTTTGTGGCCGACAATCCGGGACGGGCGGGCAAGCGCGAGATTGCCCGCCATTTCGGTATCGTCGGCGGTGCCCGGGTCCAGCTGAAAAAGATGCTCAAGGACCTGGCCGATGACGGCCTGGTCGAAAAGCGCAACAAGCGCATGATCCGGCCAGGAGACCTGCCGCCCGTGTTTGTCGCCAGTCTGGGAGCGCGCGACCGCGACGGTGAACTTCTTGGAACACCGGTCGACTGGGACGACGAAGCCGGCGAGCCGCCCAAGATCCTGATCCTGACAGGCAAGACCAAGGCGACCCAGCCGGGTCTTGGCGACCGCGTATTGATCCGCCTGACGGAGGCGGAGGCAGGTCCGGAGGCGGCATACGCCGCCCGGGTCATCAGGGTGCTGGAAAAGAAACAGGGGGCCGTCCTCGGCATCCTGCGCAAGCGCGACGGCGACAGGCCGCCCTATCTGGAACCGATCGACAGGAAGCAACGCGAGCTGGACGTCGACCCGACCGACCTCAAGGACGCCGACGACGGCGACCTCGTCAGCGTACAGGTATCCCGCTCAGGTCGATACGGACACCCGCGCGCGTCGATTGTCGAGCGCTTCGGCTCACTGAAGTCGGAAAAGGCGGTCTCGGAAATCGCCCTGCAGTCCCATGGCATACCGCATGTCTTTCCGGCGGCCGTCGAGGCCCAGGCCGAGAGCGCCAAGCCGGTCGAAACGCTCGGCAAGCGCGAGGACTGGCGCCAGATCCCGCTGATCACCATCGATCCGCCCGACGCCAAGGACCATGACGACGCGGTCTTCGCGGAGGCCGACGAGGACCCGCAGAACGAAGGCGGTCACATCGTCTACGTCGCCATCGCAGATGTCGCCCATTACGTGACCCCGGGCTCGCCGATGGACAGGGAGGCGAACCTGCGCGGCAACTCGGTCTATTTCCCGGACCGGGTCATTCCGATGTTGCCGGAGCGGATCTCCAACCAGCTCTGTTCGCTCCGGGAAAAGGAAGACAAGCCGGCACTCGCCGTGCGCATGGTCTTCGACAAGACCGGCCGCAAGACCGGCCACACGTTCCACCGGGTGCTGATGCGCTCGGCCGCCAAACTGTCCTACATCCAGGCGCAGAAGGCGATCGACGGTGTCACGGACGAGAAGACGGAAACGATCCTCGACGGCATCCTGAAGCCGCTCTGGGCGGCTTACGCGGTGCTGCAGAAGGGACGTGACGCGCGCGAACCGCTGGACCTGGACCTGCCGGAACGCAAGATCAAGCTGAAGGAAGACGGCACGGTCGACCATGTTTACGTGCCCGAGCGGCTCGATGCGCACAAGCTGATCGAGGAGTTCATGATCCAGGCGAATGTCGCGGCGGCAGAAACCCTGGAGAAGAAAAAGTCTCCCCTGCTCTACCGGATCCACGACGCCTCGACGCCGGAGAAGCTGGAAAGCCTCAAGGATTTCCTGTCCACGCTCAACATGAAGCTGCCCTCCTCCGGCGGCCTCAGGCCCTCGGTGTTCAATGGCATTCTGGCGAAGGTCAAGAACACGCCCCAGGCACATCTCGTCAACGAGGTGGTGCTGCGCAGCCAGGCCCAGGCAGAATACGCGCCGCAGAATATCGGTCATTTCGGCCTCAACCTGCGTCGCTACGCCCACTTCACCTCGCCCATCCGCCGTTATGCCGACCTGATCGTGCACCGGGGTCTGATCTCGGCGCTCGGGCTTGGCAAGGACGGACTTCCGGAGGGCATCGAAGGCAAGCTGGAAGCCATCGGCGCGGAAATCTCCGGAGCGGAACGCCGCGCGATGCTGGCGGAACGCGACACGATCGACCGGCTGATCGCCCTGTGGATGAGTGACCAGATCGGGGCAACCTTCCAGGGACGCATCGCCGGTGTCGTGAAATCCGGCCTGTTCGTGCGTCTGGAAGAGACCGGTGCAGACGGCTTTGTGCCGGCCTCCACCATCGGCCTGGATTATTACCGATACGACGAAGGGTCGCATGCCCTGATAGGTGACAAAACCGGCGAGACCTACCAACTTGGCGATCAGGTCGAGGTCAGGCTCGTGGAAGCGGCACCCTTTGCCGGAGCGCTGACTTTCGAAATGCTCAGTCACGGACGCAATGCCGGAAAGCGCATTCGAAAGGGAGCTCCCAAGGCCCGGCGTGGTCCGCCCAAGGGCAAACGCGGCCCGGCCTCCTCGAAAAACAAGGGTCGAAGGAGATCTTCGTGA
- a CDS encoding RidA family protein: protein MSSAIEARLNDLGITLPEAAAPAANYVPFVATGNQLFVSGQLPMASGKIQVTGKLGDNVSIEDGKQAARLCAINLLAQAKAATGDLDKVVRLVKIVGFVNSTAEFTEQPQVINGASDFLVEAMGDAGRHARSAVSAASLPFGAAVEIEAIFEIDS from the coding sequence ATGAGCAGCGCAATTGAAGCCCGTTTGAATGATCTGGGGATTACACTGCCGGAGGCCGCAGCCCCGGCGGCGAACTATGTTCCCTTCGTGGCAACCGGCAACCAGCTGTTTGTTTCCGGGCAACTGCCCATGGCGAGCGGCAAGATCCAGGTGACCGGCAAACTGGGTGACAATGTCAGCATCGAAGACGGAAAGCAGGCCGCAAGACTTTGCGCCATCAATCTGCTTGCCCAGGCAAAGGCCGCGACCGGAGACCTCGACAAGGTGGTCCGCCTGGTGAAGATTGTCGGTTTCGTGAATTCCACGGCCGAGTTCACCGAGCAACCGCAAGTCATCAACGGAGCCTCCGACTTCCTGGTGGAAGCCATGGGGGACGCGGGACGCCACGCCCGATCCGCCGTGAGTGCCGCTTCCCTGCCGTTTGGCGCGGCGGTCGAGATCGAGGCGATTTTCGAAATCGACTCCTGA
- a CDS encoding DUF3572 domain-containing protein, translated as MSVEEAQGIATEALLQLSKEPEQIGRFLAVSGIGPEMIREAAGEPGFLAGVLEFYMMDETLLLAFCENAGIRPTMIAAARYALAGGDENHA; from the coding sequence TTGTCCGTTGAAGAAGCACAAGGAATTGCCACTGAAGCCCTGCTCCAGCTCAGCAAAGAGCCGGAGCAGATCGGCCGGTTTCTGGCCGTTTCCGGAATTGGCCCTGAAATGATTCGGGAGGCGGCCGGAGAACCAGGTTTTCTTGCAGGAGTTCTTGAGTTCTACATGATGGACGAGACACTTCTGCTTGCCTTTTGCGAGAATGCGGGTATCCGGCCGACAATGATCGCGGCCGCACGGTATGCCCTGGCCGGTGGAGACGAGAACCATGCCTGA
- a CDS encoding NUDIX hydrolase, with translation MTGSFEKRLAKDEKAGDFPYIRPKDAATLLILDRDTSGKVRLLMGRRHMRHTFMPGKFVFPGGRVDPSDSRVANVLPYHPDVEAKLFKDLKNARTAARVRALALAAIRETYEEAGVFVGRKASDTSLRLGAGFEAFAERGIQPDLGGLRLIARAITPPQRPRRFDTRFLAVWADAVADRLPEGHGPSGELEDCAWLTFDEAREKELPMITNKILGDLEDRLAADPDLTPTTPVPYYFFRKGGFVKDEI, from the coding sequence ATGACCGGCTCATTTGAAAAACGGTTGGCCAAGGACGAAAAGGCGGGCGACTTCCCGTATATCCGGCCGAAGGATGCGGCGACGCTTCTCATTCTGGACCGGGATACGTCGGGAAAGGTGCGCCTTCTGATGGGCCGGCGGCATATGCGCCACACGTTCATGCCGGGAAAATTCGTCTTTCCCGGTGGCCGGGTCGATCCGTCGGATTCGCGCGTCGCCAATGTCCTGCCCTATCATCCCGATGTGGAAGCCAAGCTGTTCAAGGACCTGAAGAACGCCAGAACGGCTGCCCGCGTGCGTGCGCTTGCGCTGGCGGCAATCCGCGAGACCTACGAGGAAGCCGGCGTCTTCGTCGGGCGGAAGGCCTCAGACACCTCCCTGCGCCTCGGAGCCGGTTTTGAGGCATTTGCGGAACGCGGCATCCAGCCGGACCTCGGCGGCCTGCGCCTGATTGCAAGGGCGATCACACCACCGCAGCGCCCGAGGCGCTTCGACACCCGTTTCCTGGCCGTGTGGGCCGATGCCGTTGCCGACCGGTTGCCGGAGGGCCACGGCCCGTCCGGCGAGCTTGAGGACTGCGCCTGGCTGACCTTCGATGAAGCCCGCGAGAAGGAACTGCCGATGATCACCAACAAGATCCTTGGCGATCTGGAGGACCGGCTGGCGGCCGATCCGGACCTGACGCCGACAACACCGGTGCCATATTATTTCTTCCGCAAGGGCGGTTTTGTGAAGGACGAGATCTGA
- a CDS encoding response regulator — MAKSVLIVEDNELNMKLFHDLLEAHGYNTLQTRTGIEALRLAREHHPDLILMDIQLPEVSGLEVTKWIKEDEDIASIPVIAVTAFAMKGDEERIRQGGCEAYISKPISVAKFLETVRAYLGEA, encoded by the coding sequence ATGGCAAAATCGGTGTTGATCGTAGAAGACAACGAGCTGAACATGAAGTTGTTTCATGATCTGCTCGAAGCCCACGGCTACAACACCCTGCAGACCCGGACCGGCATCGAGGCCCTGCGCCTCGCGCGCGAGCATCACCCCGACCTGATCCTGATGGACATTCAACTGCCGGAAGTGTCCGGCCTGGAAGTCACCAAGTGGATCAAGGAAGACGAGGATATCGCTTCCATTCCGGTGATCGCGGTGACGGCCTTCGCCATGAAGGGCGACGAGGAACGCATCCGCCAGGGCGGTTGCGAGGCCTATATCTCCAAACCGATCTCGGTTGCGAAGTTCCTGGAAACGGTACGCGCCTATCTCGGCGAGGCCTGA
- a CDS encoding DUF983 domain-containing protein: MTVRYEMHEKLEAPEAPAERPRRKVLAAMLRGAQNRCMNCGKGHIFDGFLTSCHACSVCGEEIHHHRADDAPPYFTITIVGHIVIPALLLVEVLWRPALWIHMSLWVPLTLLLCFGLMRPIKGALIGLQWALYMHGFDPDAEDDLPPMPAERTS; the protein is encoded by the coding sequence GTGACGGTCCGTTACGAAATGCACGAGAAACTGGAGGCGCCCGAAGCGCCGGCCGAACGGCCACGCCGCAAGGTGCTGGCCGCCATGCTTCGTGGCGCACAGAACCGCTGCATGAATTGCGGCAAGGGCCATATCTTTGACGGTTTCCTGACAAGCTGTCATGCCTGTTCCGTATGCGGCGAAGAAATCCATCATCACCGCGCGGACGACGCCCCGCCCTATTTCACAATCACCATTGTCGGCCACATTGTCATTCCCGCTCTGCTGCTGGTCGAGGTGCTCTGGCGTCCCGCCCTGTGGATCCACATGTCGCTCTGGGTGCCGCTGACGCTCCTCCTGTGCTTCGGCCTCATGCGGCCCATCAAGGGCGCCCTGATCGGTTTGCAATGGGCGCTCTATATGCACGGGTTCGATCCGGACGCGGAAGACGACCTGCCGCCGATGCCTGCCGAAAGGACTTCATGA